AATGGCAGGACTTGGCCGGGTTGTTTCCCGAGTCCTGGATCACCAGGATCGTTGGGCTCGGTGAGCGCTCCACCAGCTCCCACAGATCCATCTGCCCCGACGGATTGCGGCGGCGTCCGTGGGTCGTGCTATCGCCCTTCACGGTCACCGCGTAGCCCACCACGGCCTCGCCGATCTCCGGGAATAGGCAACGCACGTCGCTGCCGAGGTATCCCTCGGTCCGGTCGCGGACGTTGAACTCTTCGATCGCGTTGGCGATCGTGGCTGAATCGATCTGGCGCAGCTCTTCGAGCTGTTCGGGCGTCAAGTTGACGGCCAAGGCTCACCTCGTGGCGTCCTTCACACACGCGGGGCAAACCGTAGCACGGTGTAGCCAAGGACCTGACCCGTTCGTGGTGAGCCCTTCGGCAGGCTCAGTCGAACCACGCCCTTCGACAAGGTCAGGGCGAACGGAACCATGGCGGTCGCCGGGGAAAGTGACAGTGCTCCCGACGCATGTCCACGACCCGTGTGAGTGCGCTCAGCCGAGCTCCTGCGATCGGCGGTAGGCCGCGGTCACGGCGGCGAGGAACGCCGCGCGCAGGTCTCGCTCCTCGAATGCGTCGAGCGCGGCGGCCGTGGTGCCGCCGGGCGAGGTGACGGCATGCCGCAGGGCCTCGGCGCTCATGTCGCCGGCGTTCCACAGCTCGGCGGATCCGATGAGGGTTTCCCGAACGAGCGTTGTGGCGATCTCCCGGTCGAGCCCGACGGCGACGGCGGCGTCGACCCACGCCTCGGCGACCAGGTAGACATAGGCGGGGCCGCTGCCGTGCACCGCCGTCGCGGCGTCCAGCATGTCTTCGGCGTGGACCTCGATCTCGGCGCCAAACGATCCCAGGATCTGTCGGGTGCGACGGCGGTCGGCGTCGTCAACGCCGCTGCCCGCCATCCAGACCGTCATGCCGCGGCCGATCTGGGCCGGCGTGTTGGGCATCGCGCGAACGAGGCGCGAGGCGCCCAGCGCGGATTCCATGGTTTCCAGGCGCACCCCGGCCATGATCGAAATCACCAATTGCAACGGCGCCAGCGCGGGGGCGAGGACAGCCGCCACCGTGGCGAAGGACTGCGGCTTCACGGCGAGAACCAGCGCCTGCGCGCCCGTCACGTCGTGCGGCAATCCCTCGCCAGCGGTTGCGCCGGTCGCCGCGACGACGGCATCGCGGCGCGCGTCGTCAATCTCGCTCACGACGATCGACGCGGCGGGAACCGCGCCGCTGGCGGCCAGGGCGGATACCACCGCACCGCCCATTGCCCCGGCGCCGATGACGGTGACGCGCTCGCTCACGGGTCGCGACCTCAAGGAAGAACCGACGTTGGCGATCCTACCTGCTGATTGGCCGGGCAAGGCTCAGCGCCGCACCTCGATGGTTCCCCGGTCGGCGCGGAGCCAGGCGCTGCCGACAAGCCGTGGGGTGTCGAGTGTGGGCTCCGGAACGACGATTTGGCCATCCTCATTCACGGCTCGCGCGACGATTTCGGGAAGTCGAGGGTGCGGGGCAATTACGACTGCGACGCCCGAGTCCCGCAGGGCGGACGCGGGCATGGCTCCGAGCGTCGTGGACCGGCCGAGCACCAGCACGTCCGCGCGCAGGTCCGCTGGCAGCGCCGGCTGCGACACGGTCGGCGGGGCGACGGCGAACACCGCGTCGCTTGACCTCACCAACACCCAGGCGCGGCCTTCTGCCGGGACTAGCTGCGTTTCCAGGGCGCCGGTAGTCCGGCTCGCGTCCACGACGACGGGCGCGCGGCCGGCACGGTTGGGCGCTACCAGGTGCGCCCCCAACGCATGGGTGGGAGGCGCTTGCACTACGGCTACGTCTCGGGCGCCAACGAGGTCGAGGGCCATGTGCGAGAGATTGCCGCCCGACGAGGCAACGGCCAGGTTGTCGACCTGGAGGTCCCAGCGCGGCAGCGCGCGGTCAAGCAGCAACCGGTCCAGGCGGCTTCCCGCGACGACCACCCGGTCATCGCCCTTCCTGACGTAGACGGTGGGAGCACGGCCCGAGAGGTCGACGGTGGCCACCGTGGCGCCGTCGTCGAAGACGCGTGGCATTCCCGCGACCGCCATCGCCGGCGGCGCGATCAAGGCGACCAACGCCACGCCGTAGACGGCGCGTCGGGGAAGCACGATCGACCCGACGCGTGAGCGAACGAGACGCGGCGGCGGACGGCCAAGCAGGACCAGCGCCGCGCCTATGCAGAGATATGAGACCAGCGCCTGGGGCAAGTCGAACCCGCTGGTCGCGAGCGAGGCCCCTGGCAACTGCGCGGCGAGCCGCCCGGCCTGAATCAAGTACTCAAGCGGAAGCCAGGCGGCCCACCCGACCACGTCGGCCGCCGGCCACCCGGCGGACGCCCAGATGGCGACGGGTGCGCCGGTGGCCATGATGGCGGCTGGCGCCGCGAGGGCCAGCAGATTGGCCGGCACCGCCATGAGCTGAAAGCGCTCGAACGTGTGGGCGATGATCGGGGTCACCATCAGACTGGCGGCCGTGGTGGTGGCGATCAGCTCGGCGCTCCACCGGGGAAAGCGGATGCGTTCGGTGAGCACGGCCGACACGCGCGGCGCAATCACGATCAGGCCCAGCGTTCCCGCGAACGACAGTTGAAATCCGACGTCGCCCAGCGCCTGGGGCTGTACCAGCGCCATTCCAGCTCCGGCCAGCGCCAGCGCCGTGAGCGCATCGGCGTCCCGCCCGAGGATCCATGCCACGAGCACCAGGTCGCCCATGATGGCCGCCCGTATCACGCCCGGCTCGGCGCCGGCCAGCACCGCGTAGAGCGGCAGCAACACCGCGGCCAGGCCGACTCCATAGCGGCCAAGCCCCCAGCCGGCGAGCCGTCGCACCCAGAGCGCGATCAAGGTGATGTTGAAGCCCGAGATGGCGACGATATGAATCAAGCCCGACGTGAGAAAGTCATCTCGCAGCTCGTCGGGCAGTCGTTGACGAATGCCCACGAGCATGGCCGAGAGCAGCGAGGCATGGGGCTCGGGCAAGGCCGAGCGAATGCTGGCGTCGACATGGCGCCGCAGGCGCAGAAGCGCCGGAGGATCCGCGGCCGTGCCGGCCTCGATGACCCTAACCGTGGCGTCGCCCAGCGTCCCGGCCCAGGTGTCGGCGTTTCCGGCGAGGGAATTCGTAGCCCGCGGGCTTGCGGGCACGAACACCCCGCTGACCGCCACTCGGGCGTTCGGCAGCGCCAGGGCCCGCGGAGCGAAGACTTGCACGCGACCTGCGGCCGGCCGCGACCCCTGGTCCTGTGCTCCGGCAACACCCACAACTTGGAGCGTTCGTCGCGGGCCCGGTACGTCGTCGACCACGGTTCCGATCACCGTCAGCGCCGCTCCTGCAGGCGCCTGCAGCAACGGCGTCTGCGAGGCGACGTGATGACCGCCGCGCGCCAGGCCAAGGGCCAGCGCGGCGAGAACCGCACCAACCAGCAATAGGCGGCGGCCGGTTAGGGCAGCTGCCGCGCCTATGACGGCCAGCCCGATGACCGCCCAAGCCGGCGCTGGGCCCCACCAGGCGGCGAGCCCGATCCCCAGCAAGATCGCCGCGCCCAGCCAGGCCGTCACTGAGCTGAGGGCGCTTGAGCCGGGAGCCGCTGCACCACGCTCGCGGGGATTCCCAGATCGGTGAGCGTCCGAGACTCCGTGATGGAGCCAAACAGGCGGCGGTAGGTGGTAATCCGCTCGGCGTACAGGGGGCCGATGCCGGGCAGCTCATCGGCGAGCTCCTCGGCGGATGCCGCGTTGATCCACTGGAGCGTCGCGGCCGAAAGCTCGATCGCCGCGCTCGATTGCGCGACCTGAGGCGGAGCGGACTCCGGCAGGGCACTGGGCGTAAGGATCGCCAGCGCCACCGCTGCAGGCGCGAGGAGGAGGCCGATCCAGCGATAGACCCTGAGGTGTGACGGGGAGTCGGCATTAGCGGCCCGCCCGCCCGCCGGCTGCGCTTGCTCCGGCGTATTGGCCAAGCTAGGTCGGCGTTTCGCCCGCCGGCGAGGCTGGAAGCTCGGCGGCCACCTGCCCCATCCGCGACGTGTCGTAGCCGCCCATGGCCTCGACCTCGCGCGCGAATGCCGAATCGCGCAACACGTCCAGAACGGGCTGCAGCACCGGCGATTCGTAGTGCTCGCGCGGGATGACGAGGTCGTAGCGCTCTTCGAGCAGCGGGACGAAGTCGAGATTCAGCGCCCGGGCGGCGGCCAGCACGCCGAGACCGGCGTCCGCGCCGCCGGCGGCCACGTCGGCGGCCACCGCGACGTGGGTGTACAGCTCGCGGTCATAGCCGCCTATTGCCGCGCCGGTGAGACCGCGGCGCTGCAACTCGTAGTCCAGCAGCATCCGGGTGCCCGAGCCTCGCTGCCGGTTCACGAAGACAACGTCGTCGCGCACCAGGTCATCAATTGCCTGGATGCCGCGCGGATTGCCGGGAGCGACCATGAGTCCCTGTTGGCGGTGCGCAAAGGTCACAAGGACGACATCGCGACCGGGAAGGATGCGTCGAACGTCGGCGACGTTGTAGGCGCCGGTGTCCGGGTCGATCAGGTGGCATCCGGCGGCATGTGCATTGTTCCGTCGCAGCGCCACGAGCCCGCTCTGACTGCCGACGTTGGTCGACGCCACCGCTGCCGGGGCGAAGCGCCGGTGGACCTCGTTGGCCAGAAGGTCGAGGGCGGGATCGTGGCTGCCGATGAGCACCGCGGTGTGGTCGACGGCATCCGGATCGGTGAGCAGATCCACGCCGACCGATGATCCCGCCGCGAGCCCTTCGGACATCCTGGGAATGCGGATGACGCCGTCGGCGCGCACCATCGAGGTGATCATCCCGGCCCCGCGCGCGAGCGGCGCGGCGATGGTGCGCTCCCCGACGCGCCCGACTTTCACGCGCACGAATTCGTCGTCTCCCATCGGCGACACCACGGCCCGCGGGACCACCGCGCGCAGCGTTGGCCGGCGGCTTCGCCGCCGGCCGAGCCTGGCGTCGATGAGCGGGGCCACGAACAGCTCCATCGCCAACGCCGCGGACACCGGATACCCGGGAATGCCCACGACAGCGCGCCCGCGCGCGACGCCAAGGACCACCGGGTGACCCGGCCGGATCGCCACGCCGTGCACCAGCACCTCGCCGTGCGCGGCGATGACTCGCGCCGTGAAGTCTTCCGCGCCTGCCGACGAGCCGGCGTTGACGACCACGATGTCGGCGCGGTCGAGTGCCTCATCCACGGCCGCTCGCAGGCGCGGGAAGTCGTCGGGTATCGGCGGCAGACGCTCGGCGTCCGCGCCCCACTCCCGCGCGGTTGCGGCCAGCATGAGCGAGTTTGAGTCCACGATCTGGCCCGGCTCGGCCTCGGCTCCCGGCGGCACCAGCTCCGAGCCGGTGGGAAGCACCGCCACACGTGGGGGCTGACGGATTTCGAGCGACGCGTGGCCGGCCGCGGCGGCGGCGGCGATGTCCACCGGACGCAGCGTGTGGCCGGCGGGAAGCACCAATTCGGTCGCCACGATGTCCTCGCCCAGCGGACGAACATGCTGCCAAGGCGCGACAGCCGCAAGGATCTCAACGCTGCCGTCGCCGACCTCGTGCAGGTCTTCCAGCATCACCACCGCATCCGTGCCTAAGGGCATGGCGTCGCCGGTGTCGACCCACACGGCGTCCCGGCCCACGCCAAGCCGCAGCGGCGACGTGGGCGACGCCCCGAGCGTCGTTTCCGCCGCGACCGCGACGCCATCCATGGCTGCGGCGTGGTAGTGGGGGTTTGACGAACGGGCCCAGACCGCCGAGGCCGTGACCCGTCCCACCGCCGCTTCGAGGGGCACGGAAACCGCCGGTCCGGGCGCCAGGGCGCCCGCACGGCGCAGCGCCTCGTCGAAACGCGCCCGCGCCTCG
The genomic region above belongs to Chloroflexota bacterium and contains:
- the proC gene encoding pyrroline-5-carboxylate reductase; protein product: MSERVTVIGAGAMGGAVVSALAASGAVPAASIVVSEIDDARRDAVVAATGATAGEGLPHDVTGAQALVLAVKPQSFATVAAVLAPALAPLQLVISIMAGVRLETMESALGASRLVRAMPNTPAQIGRGMTVWMAGSGVDDADRRRTRQILGSFGAEIEVHAEDMLDAATAVHGSGPAYVYLVAEAWVDAAVAVGLDREIATTLVRETLIGSAELWNAGDMSAEALRHAVTSPGGTTAAALDAFEERDLRAAFLAAVTAAYRRSQELG
- a CDS encoding ComEC/Rec2 family competence protein: MTAWLGAAILLGIGLAAWWGPAPAWAVIGLAVIGAAAALTGRRLLLVGAVLAALALGLARGGHHVASQTPLLQAPAGAALTVIGTVVDDVPGPRRTLQVVGVAGAQDQGSRPAAGRVQVFAPRALALPNARVAVSGVFVPASPRATNSLAGNADTWAGTLGDATVRVIEAGTAADPPALLRLRRHVDASIRSALPEPHASLLSAMLVGIRQRLPDELRDDFLTSGLIHIVAISGFNITLIALWVRRLAGWGLGRYGVGLAAVLLPLYAVLAGAEPGVIRAAIMGDLVLVAWILGRDADALTALALAGAGMALVQPQALGDVGFQLSFAGTLGLIVIAPRVSAVLTERIRFPRWSAELIATTTAASLMVTPIIAHTFERFQLMAVPANLLALAAPAAIMATGAPVAIWASAGWPAADVVGWAAWLPLEYLIQAGRLAAQLPGASLATSGFDLPQALVSYLCIGAALVLLGRPPPRLVRSRVGSIVLPRRAVYGVALVALIAPPAMAVAGMPRVFDDGATVATVDLSGRAPTVYVRKGDDRVVVAGSRLDRLLLDRALPRWDLQVDNLAVASSGGNLSHMALDLVGARDVAVVQAPPTHALGAHLVAPNRAGRAPVVVDASRTTGALETQLVPAEGRAWVLVRSSDAVFAVAPPTVSQPALPADLRADVLVLGRSTTLGAMPASALRDSGVAVVIAPHPRLPEIVARAVNEDGQIVVPEPTLDTPRLVGSAWLRADRGTIEVRR
- a CDS encoding helix-hairpin-helix domain-containing protein, which translates into the protein MALAILTPSALPESAPPQVAQSSAAIELSAATLQWINAASAEELADELPGIGPLYAERITTYRRLFGSITESRTLTDLGIPASVVQRLPAQAPSAQ
- a CDS encoding molybdopterin biosynthesis protein, coding for MTAPSRSGERPSHDAQPGSGDRVPYLQDVPLDEARARFDEALRRAGALAPGPAVSVPLEAAVGRVTASAVWARSSNPHYHAAAMDGVAVAAETTLGASPTSPLRLGVGRDAVWVDTGDAMPLGTDAVVMLEDLHEVGDGSVEILAAVAPWQHVRPLGEDIVATELVLPAGHTLRPVDIAAAAAAGHASLEIRQPPRVAVLPTGSELVPPGAEAEPGQIVDSNSLMLAATAREWGADAERLPPIPDDFPRLRAAVDEALDRADIVVVNAGSSAGAEDFTARVIAAHGEVLVHGVAIRPGHPVVLGVARGRAVVGIPGYPVSAALAMELFVAPLIDARLGRRRSRRPTLRAVVPRAVVSPMGDDEFVRVKVGRVGERTIAAPLARGAGMITSMVRADGVIRIPRMSEGLAAGSSVGVDLLTDPDAVDHTAVLIGSHDPALDLLANEVHRRFAPAAVASTNVGSQSGLVALRRNNAHAAGCHLIDPDTGAYNVADVRRILPGRDVVLVTFAHRQQGLMVAPGNPRGIQAIDDLVRDDVVFVNRQRGSGTRMLLDYELQRRGLTGAAIGGYDRELYTHVAVAADVAAGGADAGLGVLAAARALNLDFVPLLEERYDLVIPREHYESPVLQPVLDVLRDSAFAREVEAMGGYDTSRMGQVAAELPASPAGETPT